A single window of Syntrophus aciditrophicus SB DNA harbors:
- the ftsY gene encoding signal recognition particle-docking protein FtsY, giving the protein MSIFQKKQGFFDKLKRGLAKTRDLLLTDVDDIILGKKEIDQELFDELEEALIAADVGPAFTSELIEKMTDSVKRKELDSPERLKEVLRSTMKTLLKKNEAPLVIPEKQIFTILVVGVNGTGKTTTIGKLANQFKEEGRTVAMVAADTFRAAAIEQLEIWSQRVGVPLIKQKQDSDPSAVVFDAITAAKSGKAEVLIIDTAGRLHTQVNLMEEMKKMKRIMGRELPGAPHEVLLVLDATTGQNAVNQAKMFTDAVGVTGIVLTKLDGTSKGGVILRIAQEYNIPIRYIGIGEGLDDLREFNSEEFVEALFEQGNH; this is encoded by the coding sequence ATGAGCATATTTCAAAAGAAACAGGGATTTTTTGACAAACTGAAGCGGGGGCTTGCCAAGACGCGAGATCTGCTTTTGACCGATGTGGACGATATCATCCTGGGAAAGAAGGAGATCGATCAGGAGCTTTTCGATGAACTGGAGGAAGCGCTGATCGCGGCAGATGTGGGGCCGGCCTTTACCTCGGAACTGATTGAAAAGATGACCGATTCGGTCAAGCGGAAAGAACTGGATTCTCCCGAGCGGCTGAAGGAAGTCCTGCGCAGCACGATGAAAACACTTCTGAAGAAGAACGAAGCGCCGCTCGTTATCCCGGAGAAGCAGATTTTCACGATCCTCGTCGTCGGCGTCAACGGGACGGGAAAAACCACCACCATCGGCAAGCTGGCGAATCAATTCAAGGAGGAGGGTCGAACTGTTGCAATGGTTGCTGCCGACACCTTCCGGGCAGCGGCTATCGAGCAGCTGGAGATCTGGAGTCAGCGGGTGGGGGTGCCCCTGATAAAGCAGAAGCAGGATTCAGATCCCTCGGCGGTCGTTTTCGATGCGATTACAGCGGCAAAATCCGGCAAAGCGGAGGTGTTGATTATCGATACGGCGGGGAGGCTTCATACCCAAGTCAATCTCATGGAAGAAATGAAGAAGATGAAGCGGATCATGGGCCGCGAACTTCCCGGCGCGCCTCATGAGGTTCTCCTTGTCCTGGACGCGACGACGGGCCAGAACGCCGTCAACCAGGCGAAAATGTTCACCGATGCCGTGGGAGTGACCGGGATCGTCCTGACGAAACTCGACGGGACGTCCAAGGGCGGCGTCATTCTCCGGATCGCCCAGGAATACAACATCCCTATCCGGTACATCGGCATCGGCGAGGGGCTGGACGATCTCCGGGAATTCAATAGCGAGGAATTCGTGGAGGCCCTGTTCGAACAGGGCAATCATTAG
- a CDS encoding ABC-F family ATP-binding cassette domain-containing protein: MINFNNIRLSFGDRVIFDDVSWMISPRSRIGLVGDNGAGKTTLLRAIAGGLELDGGSIDIVDRKNTTLGYLPQDLIELESLNILDFLKKRSGLAELEDAMKTCEERVSLCPADDPEHEALLKTYEKAVAAFQAKDGYAFEARARQVLHGFGFRDADFSKNCLEFSGGWKMRILLAVILLSRPDIMLLDEPTNHLDTESMEWLESYLRDYPGTLITVSHDRTFLDKITTSTAELSQGRITLYKGNYSYYLAEKEKRRLALLKEMESQKAEIRKIREFVERFRYKATKAAQVQSRVKMLEKIELIRAEGAEKTVRIHFPACPPSGRDAISVRGLSKAYGDNEVFSNVNFTVTRGEKIALVGMNGAGKSTLSRLLSRIEEPSAGDVHYGLHVKLSFFSQESAENLSYDRTILEDINSVPTRCNDQEKRNLLGAFLFSGDDIYKPVAVLSGGEKSRLALLKILMQDANLLILDEPTNHLDMKTKDIFQEALLDYSGTVILVSHDRYFLDRLVNRVIEIRDGQAFEYKGNYSYFIAKREEFLGGIGAAQSGKQAAVPIDNGRESKLQRKELRRLEAEERNRRAKIRSTLKKELDAVEQTITSLEEQKGAIEATLCTPDIYRDPEKLKTLRQELHSIDRELEQFYKDWDDLTLRMEALENPAGEDILSSPASDSISGAVQP; this comes from the coding sequence TTGATTAATTTCAACAATATCCGCCTTTCCTTCGGCGACCGGGTGATCTTTGACGACGTAAGCTGGATGATTTCCCCTCGGAGCCGGATCGGTCTGGTGGGAGACAACGGCGCAGGCAAGACGACCCTGCTGCGGGCCATCGCGGGCGGCTTGGAGCTGGACGGCGGCAGCATCGACATCGTCGACCGGAAAAATACGACCCTGGGGTATCTTCCCCAGGATCTCATTGAGCTGGAATCCCTCAATATCCTGGATTTTCTCAAAAAACGCAGCGGACTGGCAGAGCTGGAAGACGCCATGAAAACCTGCGAAGAGCGGGTTTCTCTGTGCCCGGCCGACGACCCTGAGCATGAGGCTCTGCTGAAAACCTATGAGAAGGCTGTGGCGGCTTTTCAGGCGAAAGACGGCTATGCCTTCGAAGCCCGGGCCCGGCAGGTGCTCCATGGATTCGGATTCCGGGATGCGGATTTTTCCAAAAACTGCCTGGAATTCTCCGGCGGCTGGAAAATGAGGATTCTTCTTGCCGTGATTCTGTTGTCGCGGCCGGACATCATGCTCCTCGACGAACCCACCAATCACCTGGATACGGAAAGCATGGAATGGCTGGAAAGCTACCTGCGGGATTATCCGGGAACGCTGATCACCGTCTCCCACGACCGCACTTTTCTCGACAAGATCACGACCTCGACCGCGGAACTGTCCCAGGGGAGAATTACGCTGTACAAGGGAAACTACTCCTATTATCTTGCCGAGAAAGAAAAACGGCGCCTGGCCCTGTTGAAGGAAATGGAAAGCCAGAAAGCGGAAATCAGGAAAATCCGGGAATTTGTTGAACGGTTCCGTTACAAGGCAACAAAGGCAGCCCAAGTCCAGAGCCGCGTAAAAATGCTCGAAAAAATAGAGCTGATCCGTGCGGAAGGGGCCGAAAAAACCGTCCGCATCCACTTTCCCGCATGCCCGCCCAGCGGCAGAGATGCGATTTCCGTACGTGGGTTGTCCAAAGCCTATGGGGACAACGAAGTGTTTTCCAATGTGAATTTCACGGTCACACGGGGGGAAAAAATCGCCCTGGTGGGCATGAACGGCGCGGGCAAATCCACCCTTTCCCGACTGCTGAGCCGGATCGAAGAACCCAGCGCCGGCGATGTCCATTACGGGCTGCATGTCAAACTTTCTTTCTTCTCCCAGGAAAGCGCGGAAAATCTGAGTTACGACAGGACCATTCTGGAGGACATCAACAGCGTCCCGACCCGGTGCAACGACCAGGAAAAACGGAATCTTCTCGGGGCGTTCCTGTTTTCCGGCGACGACATTTACAAACCGGTGGCCGTCCTTTCCGGAGGCGAGAAATCCCGCCTTGCCCTGCTGAAAATCCTCATGCAGGACGCCAATCTTCTCATTCTGGATGAACCGACAAACCACCTGGATATGAAGACAAAGGACATTTTCCAGGAAGCCCTGCTGGACTACTCCGGCACCGTAATCCTCGTTTCCCATGACCGGTATTTCCTGGACCGCCTTGTCAACCGGGTCATCGAAATCCGGGATGGACAGGCCTTTGAGTACAAGGGCAACTATTCTTATTTCATTGCCAAACGGGAGGAATTCCTGGGCGGCATCGGTGCGGCGCAGTCAGGTAAGCAGGCGGCGGTCCCGATCGATAACGGCCGGGAAAGCAAGCTCCAGAGAAAAGAACTGCGGCGGCTGGAAGCGGAGGAACGAAACCGGCGCGCGAAAATCCGCAGCACCCTGAAAAAAGAACTCGATGCCGTCGAACAGACCATCACCTCCCTGGAAGAACAGAAAGGCGCCATCGAGGCGACCCTCTGCACACCGGACATCTACCGTGACCCTGAAAAACTGAAGACGCTGCGGCAGGAGCTGCATTCGATAGACAGGGAACTTGAACAGTTTTACAAAGACTGGGATGATCTCACCCTGCGGATGGAAGCCCTGGAGAATCCTGCAGGGGAAGATATCCTTTCCTCACCGGCATCGGATTCCATATCAGGCGCCGTCCAGCCCTGA
- a CDS encoding ferritin-like domain-containing protein, whose amino-acid sequence MEKRLNALNVALQNETNEREFYLQQAGRTGNPLGKAMFEQIADEELEHYERLKQLHDRWVKEEKWPETLPLKVKETSVKDVLKNVLKSVKQMAAGNADDMEALRTAIDFEAKGTAFYARLRDEVTDPQEKAFFDLLSRIEHEHFSSLKDTEQFLTNPAAWYQEQERSGLDGA is encoded by the coding sequence ATGGAAAAGCGTCTTAATGCCCTGAATGTCGCTCTGCAGAACGAAACAAATGAACGGGAGTTTTATCTGCAGCAGGCCGGAAGAACCGGGAATCCACTGGGAAAGGCGATGTTCGAACAGATCGCCGATGAAGAGCTGGAACACTACGAGAGGCTGAAGCAGCTCCATGACCGCTGGGTCAAGGAGGAAAAGTGGCCGGAGACGCTGCCGCTCAAGGTAAAAGAGACCTCCGTAAAGGATGTCCTGAAGAACGTCCTTAAATCCGTCAAGCAGATGGCTGCCGGAAACGCGGATGATATGGAAGCACTTCGGACAGCAATTGATTTTGAAGCGAAGGGAACGGCCTTTTACGCCCGCCTGCGGGATGAAGTGACCGATCCTCAGGAAAAAGCCTTTTTCGATCTTCTGTCCCGGATCGAGCACGAGCACTTTTCTTCTCTGAAAGACACAGAGCAATTCCTGACGAATCCCGCAGCCTGGTATCAGGAACAGGAAAGATCAGGGCTGGACGGCGCCTGA
- a CDS encoding Na/Pi cotransporter family protein has protein sequence MPADILILSAGLALFLFGMVKLSQSMQTVFTERIRTYIRYAVERPVYGLLTGMITTMLFQSSSATTVLTIGMVSAGLISFYSSLGIILGADIGTTLTVQLVVWKMTALSPVVVILGGLIWAIGRNSWTLIGEALFYFGLMFFGLSLATTATAPLQDTPFFVHLFQETKNPLLGVLVGAVFTGIIQSSAIPISMLVILAQQGAMGIENALPIVMGANVGTTATALLAGSVASISGKRSAASHFLFKFLCVLICLAVFPFFVDILKRMSTSAAQQIALGHLLFNVLLAVSFIFILKPFSRLIEKLIPGTEETLPLWPLYLNETCLNNPPEALRCVKKELEREAFLANRMMTESLALFEHYERARQENILYMELVVDHLRRDVVRYLWKLSRNSLTAQPSRTLFNYTAMVDDIERIADHAVNIIELARTRNKRNVQFTEMGKVEFDHIRQLVAANVDDALALISQWDEERIRNITCREAQIDVEVKESRDRHLVRFYNQIDAAESGPIFIELLIQLERISDHCQNIAESVDELKEE, from the coding sequence ATGCCGGCGGACATTCTGATTCTGAGCGCGGGACTCGCCTTATTCCTCTTCGGGATGGTCAAATTAAGCCAGTCCATGCAGACGGTTTTTACGGAGAGGATACGCACCTATATCCGCTATGCCGTGGAAAGGCCGGTCTATGGCCTGCTCACCGGCATGATCACGACGATGCTTTTCCAGAGCAGTTCCGCCACGACCGTACTGACCATTGGGATGGTCAGTGCCGGATTGATCAGTTTTTATTCCTCGCTGGGCATCATCCTGGGAGCCGACATCGGAACGACGCTGACGGTGCAGCTTGTAGTCTGGAAAATGACCGCTCTGTCACCGGTGGTCGTCATTCTGGGCGGTCTGATCTGGGCCATTGGCAGAAATTCCTGGACGCTCATCGGGGAGGCGCTGTTTTACTTCGGTCTGATGTTTTTCGGACTGAGCCTGGCCACCACGGCTACGGCGCCTCTTCAGGACACGCCGTTTTTCGTTCATCTGTTTCAGGAAACGAAAAATCCGCTTCTGGGGGTTCTGGTGGGTGCGGTTTTTACGGGAATCATTCAATCTTCGGCGATCCCCATCAGCATGCTCGTCATCCTGGCTCAGCAGGGAGCCATGGGCATCGAGAACGCCCTGCCGATCGTGATGGGGGCCAATGTCGGAACGACCGCCACGGCCCTGCTGGCGGGATCTGTGGCGAGCATCAGCGGAAAACGGAGTGCGGCTTCACACTTCCTTTTTAAATTTCTCTGCGTTCTGATCTGTCTTGCGGTTTTTCCATTCTTTGTCGATATCCTTAAAAGAATGTCCACTTCGGCAGCTCAGCAGATTGCCCTGGGGCATCTGCTTTTCAATGTCCTGCTGGCGGTTTCCTTTATTTTCATTCTGAAGCCTTTTTCCCGCCTTATCGAAAAACTCATTCCCGGAACGGAGGAAACCCTTCCTCTTTGGCCTCTGTATCTGAATGAGACTTGTCTGAACAATCCGCCTGAAGCCCTCCGCTGTGTCAAAAAAGAACTGGAAAGAGAGGCTTTTCTGGCCAACAGAATGATGACCGAAAGTTTGGCCCTGTTTGAACATTATGAACGGGCCAGGCAGGAGAATATCCTCTATATGGAACTGGTCGTTGATCATCTCCGCAGAGACGTGGTCCGATATTTATGGAAGTTGTCACGTAATTCCCTGACCGCGCAGCCATCCCGGACGCTGTTCAACTATACCGCAATGGTGGATGACATCGAACGAATTGCCGATCATGCCGTCAATATCATAGAACTGGCACGGACTCGAAATAAAAGAAATGTTCAGTTTACGGAAATGGGAAAAGTGGAATTTGATCATATTCGGCAGCTTGTGGCAGCCAACGTGGATGACGCCCTGGCGCTGATTTCTCAGTGGGATGAAGAAAGAATTCGCAACATCACCTGCCGTGAAGCGCAGATCGATGTGGAAGTGAAGGAATCCAGGGATCGCCATCTGGTCCGTTTTTATAACCAGATTGACGCCGCTGAATCCGGTCCCATTTTCATTGAACTGCTCATTCAGCTGGAACGGATTTCGGATCACTGTCAGAATATCGCCGAATCGGTCGATGAACTGAAAGAGGAATGA
- a CDS encoding rubrerythrin family protein, giving the protein MSKTEENLGEAFAGESQANRKYLAFAAKAEQEGYSQVARLFRAAAEAETVHAHNHLRALKGIRSTKENLEEAVSGESHEFREMYPAMIDQARAEGNKEAERSFVYANEVEKVHHRLYEEALAKMGSAEEVYPYYVCPVCGYTVGKDAPETCPVCGAKGKVFKKID; this is encoded by the coding sequence ATGTCGAAAACGGAAGAAAATTTGGGTGAGGCATTTGCCGGTGAGTCCCAGGCCAATCGAAAGTATCTGGCTTTCGCGGCAAAGGCGGAACAGGAAGGATATTCCCAGGTTGCCAGACTATTCCGGGCGGCTGCCGAAGCCGAGACGGTTCACGCCCATAATCACCTGCGGGCCCTGAAGGGCATCCGCAGCACAAAAGAAAATCTGGAAGAGGCTGTTTCCGGGGAAAGTCACGAGTTCAGGGAAATGTACCCGGCGATGATCGATCAGGCCAGGGCCGAGGGAAATAAGGAGGCGGAACGTTCATTCGTGTATGCCAATGAGGTAGAGAAAGTGCATCACCGATTGTACGAAGAAGCGCTGGCGAAAATGGGCAGCGCTGAAGAAGTCTATCCGTATTACGTATGCCCGGTCTGTGGTTACACGGTTGGAAAAGATGCCCCGGAGACTTGTCCTGTCTGCGGCGCCAAGGGAAAGGTCTTCAAAAAGATCGACTGA
- a CDS encoding KpsF/GutQ family sugar-phosphate isomerase, with translation MQKDQTIVRAEEVLRIEAESILQLIGRLDGNFSRAVDIIYRSPGRVIVTGIGKSGLIGKKIVATMTSTGTQALFLHPVEGLHGDLGIVTKDDVLLAISNSGETEEVNRLISSVQKIGTPLISFTGNPSSTMARASDAVIDVGVEREACPFGLAPTSSSTATLAMGDALAVALIDKHKFSEKDFYKFHPGGSLGQRLRAKVRDVMISGSDMPQIYAGTSAIDAISVLDEKNKGFILVTDELNRLQGILTDGDVRRLVRKGLDISEKRIDDIMTRSPKSIQDSWSLAQTIEFMQKDEITALAVVNGGNQLQGYIHLHDILGRGGTVRISLPL, from the coding sequence ATGCAAAAAGATCAGACGATTGTCCGGGCAGAAGAAGTTCTCAGAATTGAAGCGGAAAGCATCCTGCAGCTTATCGGCAGACTGGATGGAAATTTTTCCCGGGCAGTGGATATTATCTATCGTTCTCCAGGAAGGGTGATTGTGACCGGAATCGGAAAATCCGGGTTGATCGGGAAAAAGATTGTCGCCACGATGACCAGCACCGGCACTCAGGCCCTTTTCCTTCATCCCGTTGAAGGCCTTCACGGCGATCTCGGCATTGTAACCAAGGATGACGTGCTTCTGGCCATTTCCAACAGCGGGGAAACCGAAGAAGTAAACCGTCTCATCAGCAGCGTGCAGAAAATCGGCACTCCTCTGATTTCTTTTACGGGCAACCCCTCCTCAACGATGGCGCGAGCCAGCGATGCGGTGATCGACGTGGGCGTGGAACGGGAGGCATGCCCTTTCGGGCTGGCTCCCACCTCAAGCTCCACGGCCACACTGGCCATGGGTGACGCCCTGGCTGTCGCCCTGATCGACAAGCACAAATTCAGCGAAAAGGATTTCTATAAATTCCATCCCGGGGGGAGCCTGGGACAGCGTTTGCGGGCAAAAGTCCGGGATGTCATGATCAGTGGTTCGGATATGCCTCAGATCTATGCCGGGACATCGGCGATCGATGCCATCTCGGTTCTCGATGAGAAAAACAAGGGCTTTATTCTGGTGACCGATGAACTCAACCGTCTCCAGGGCATCCTGACCGATGGCGATGTGCGTCGTCTCGTTCGAAAAGGCCTCGATATTTCAGAAAAACGGATTGACGATATCATGACCCGCTCGCCCAAGTCGATTCAAGACAGCTGGTCTCTTGCCCAGACAATCGAATTCATGCAGAAGGATGAAATCACCGCCCTTGCCGTTGTAAACGGCGGCAATCAGCTTCAGGGCTACATCCATCTGCACGATATCCTCGGACGGGGCGGCACTGTCCGGATATCATTACCGCTATAG
- a CDS encoding secondary thiamine-phosphate synthase enzyme YjbQ: protein MKSFTVKSDERVEMIDITARIRAAVKESRVRNGICYVFVPHTTAAVTVNENADPAVPRDILMGLSKIVPFGDPQYRHMEGNSDAHIKTSLVGSSEMVIIENGGLVLGTWQSVFFCEFDGPRTRKVLVKILPAE from the coding sequence ATGAAGTCCTTTACTGTCAAGTCGGATGAACGCGTGGAAATGATCGATATTACGGCTCGAATTCGGGCGGCCGTCAAGGAGAGCAGGGTTAGAAACGGCATCTGTTATGTGTTTGTTCCTCATACGACGGCGGCAGTGACGGTCAACGAAAATGCCGATCCCGCCGTTCCCCGGGATATTCTGATGGGGCTGAGCAAAATCGTTCCCTTCGGCGATCCTCAATACCGCCATATGGAGGGAAACTCCGATGCCCACATCAAGACATCGCTCGTCGGTTCTTCAGAGATGGTGATCATTGAGAATGGCGGACTGGTGCTAGGAACGTGGCAATCGGTCTTCTTCTGTGAGTTTGACGGCCCGCGGACGAGAAAGGTGCTGGTCAAGATCCTGCCCGCCGAATGA
- the larB gene encoding nickel pincer cofactor biosynthesis protein LarB → MDTDVLRDILEKVKEGRVAVDEGMALLKSHFYLDVGCAKIDTHREWRVGYPEVIFCSGKTVEQVKAIVKAMLEREANILATRASEDLFEEIRKICPAAVYSSLARAFTIKRKALEVSSGYIALVTAGTSDLPVAEEAAVTAELFGNRVERIVDVGVAGIHRLFYNLEAIRGARVVIVVAGMEGALPSVVGGLVDKPVIAVPTSVGYGASFNGLSALLAMLNSCASGVCVVNIDNGYGAGYLAGMINRL, encoded by the coding sequence ATGGATACGGACGTACTCCGGGATATTCTTGAAAAAGTGAAGGAGGGCAGAGTCGCTGTCGATGAAGGAATGGCCCTTTTGAAGAGCCATTTTTATCTCGACGTGGGCTGTGCCAAGATCGACACTCACCGGGAATGGCGCGTCGGTTACCCGGAGGTGATCTTCTGTTCAGGCAAAACGGTTGAGCAGGTAAAAGCGATTGTTAAAGCGATGCTTGAACGCGAGGCCAATATTCTGGCGACGAGAGCCAGCGAAGATCTGTTCGAGGAAATCAGAAAAATCTGTCCCGCTGCCGTTTACTCCTCTCTGGCCAGGGCCTTTACCATAAAGAGAAAAGCCTTGGAGGTCTCTTCCGGCTATATCGCTCTGGTAACAGCTGGAACCTCGGACCTGCCGGTTGCCGAGGAAGCCGCCGTGACCGCGGAACTCTTCGGCAACCGGGTCGAAAGGATTGTCGATGTGGGCGTCGCAGGAATTCACCGCCTGTTTTACAATCTGGAGGCCATCCGGGGAGCCAGGGTGGTCATTGTCGTTGCCGGTATGGAAGGGGCATTGCCCAGCGTCGTGGGGGGGCTGGTCGACAAGCCCGTCATTGCCGTCCCAACAAGTGTCGGATACGGGGCGAGCTTCAATGGTCTTTCCGCGCTTCTTGCCATGCTGAACAGCTGCGCCAGCGGGGTCTGTGTCGTCAACATCGACAACGGATACGGCGCCGGATATCTCGCCGGTATGATCAACAGACTTTAG
- the larE gene encoding ATP-dependent sacrificial sulfur transferase LarE: protein MSRSQKYDILVNFLKSYGSCAVAFSGGVDSTFLLWAAREALGDSVTALTASAPYMPKEEICEAGRIAETIGVRHAVLEIPLNEEIRFNPDDRCFRCKRQLFSAMKAEADQRGIPSVLDGSNLDDLQDYRPGMKALKELKVPSPLLEQRWRKKEIRKIGREIGLPNWQKAPDACLLSRMPYGHEITLRELDRIEKAENYLRESGFRCVRVRSHGNLARIEVGREERRDFFRETILDDVSRALKALGYVFVALELEGYESGNMNRSLLKSASS from the coding sequence ATGAGTCGATCTCAGAAATATGACATCCTTGTGAACTTTCTGAAATCTTATGGCTCCTGTGCTGTGGCCTTTTCCGGAGGGGTGGACAGCACATTCCTGCTTTGGGCTGCCCGGGAGGCTCTGGGGGACAGTGTTACCGCCTTGACGGCATCAGCGCCCTATATGCCGAAGGAGGAAATTTGTGAGGCAGGCCGGATTGCGGAAACCATTGGGGTTCGCCATGCCGTGCTGGAAATCCCATTGAACGAAGAGATCCGGTTCAATCCGGACGACCGCTGTTTCCGGTGCAAGAGACAGCTGTTTTCCGCCATGAAGGCCGAGGCGGATCAGCGGGGCATTCCCTCCGTCCTGGACGGTTCCAACCTGGATGACCTGCAGGATTACCGCCCCGGAATGAAGGCTTTGAAGGAGTTGAAAGTCCCCAGTCCTCTTCTGGAGCAGAGATGGCGCAAGAAGGAGATCCGGAAAATCGGACGGGAAATCGGTCTGCCCAACTGGCAGAAGGCGCCCGACGCCTGTCTTTTGTCCCGGATGCCGTATGGTCACGAGATTACCCTTCGCGAACTGGATCGAATCGAGAAAGCGGAGAACTACCTGAGGGAATCGGGTTTCCGCTGTGTCCGGGTCCGCAGCCACGGCAATCTTGCCCGGATTGAGGTCGGCAGGGAGGAGCGCCGGGATTTCTTCCGGGAAACAATCCTGGACGACGTATCCCGGGCCCTGAAGGCTTTGGGTTATGTCTTTGTGGCCCTGGAACTGGAAGGCTATGAGAGCGGAAATATGAACAGAAGCCTTTTGAAATCGGCATCTTCTTAG
- the larC gene encoding nickel pincer cofactor biosynthesis protein LarC has product MKILYYDCFSGISGDMNLGAMLDLGVDPAYLLGELKKVNIDDSYEIRISREKRRGIEGTRFEVLLQTHDHSHQHRTYSDIARLLEESGVSARAKNTGLNIFRKVAEAEAKVHGCDVEEVHFHEVGALDSIVDIVGAAVCLDYLQVDRVLSSPVEIGGGFVRCTHGILPVPAPATVEILRGIPLKSGAVAFETTTPTGAAILAATVDSFTDKLNFTPVKIGYGVGQRDTEIPNVLRIYLGESGEGESDPDVAEQDAWVLECNIDDMNPELYDAVMDRLFEKGALDVTLTPILMKKSRPAVTLSVICDQERKKEMEEILWLHTSTFGLRAYRISKVMLKRDFSTVETKYGPVTMKQAYFKGKRIKSKPEYEDCKRLAGEKGVSILEILDFLSSGKCR; this is encoded by the coding sequence ATGAAGATACTGTATTATGATTGTTTTTCAGGCATCAGCGGCGATATGAATCTGGGCGCCATGCTGGATCTGGGTGTTGATCCTGCATATCTGCTGGGGGAATTGAAGAAAGTGAACATCGATGATTCCTATGAAATTCGAATCAGCAGGGAAAAGCGGCGGGGTATTGAAGGAACCCGCTTCGAGGTGCTGCTTCAAACCCATGATCATTCCCATCAGCATCGAACATACTCCGATATTGCTCGCCTTCTTGAGGAAAGCGGAGTTTCCGCCCGGGCAAAAAATACAGGTCTCAATATCTTCCGGAAGGTCGCGGAAGCGGAAGCGAAGGTTCACGGATGTGATGTGGAAGAGGTCCATTTTCATGAAGTAGGAGCCCTCGATTCCATCGTGGACATTGTCGGCGCCGCGGTGTGCCTTGATTATTTACAAGTGGACCGTGTGCTTTCTTCTCCTGTTGAGATAGGGGGAGGCTTTGTCCGCTGCACCCACGGAATTCTGCCTGTCCCCGCGCCGGCAACAGTCGAGATTCTCAGGGGGATTCCCCTGAAATCCGGAGCGGTGGCTTTTGAAACCACGACGCCCACGGGAGCGGCGATCCTTGCCGCTACGGTAGACTCCTTTACGGATAAACTGAATTTTACCCCCGTGAAGATCGGTTACGGCGTCGGGCAGAGGGATACGGAAATTCCGAACGTCCTGAGAATTTATCTCGGAGAAAGCGGGGAGGGGGAGTCTGACCCGGATGTAGCGGAGCAGGATGCCTGGGTTCTGGAGTGTAACATCGACGACATGAATCCGGAACTGTATGATGCGGTTATGGATAGACTGTTCGAGAAGGGGGCGCTCGATGTCACGCTTACCCCGATTCTCATGAAAAAGTCCCGTCCCGCGGTGACCCTGAGCGTTATCTGCGATCAGGAAAGAAAAAAAGAAATGGAAGAAATCCTCTGGCTTCATACGTCGACTTTCGGTTTGAGGGCATACCGGATATCAAAAGTCATGCTGAAAAGGGACTTTTCCACAGTGGAGACGAAATACGGCCCCGTGACTATGAAGCAAGCCTACTTTAAAGGAAAGAGAATCAAGTCTAAACCGGAATATGAAGATTGCAAGAGACTGGCCGGGGAAAAGGGCGTCAGTATTCTGGAAATTCTGGATTTTCTGTCCAGCGGGAAATGCAGATGA
- the nikR gene encoding nickel-responsive transcriptional regulator NikR yields MSDIVRFGVSLDNTLLKQFDRFIKDRNYTNRSEAIRDLIRQELLKKEWTEDQEVAGAITYIYDHHQRDLLNKIIDIQHDFHDVIKSTQHIHLDHDNCLEIVAVKGNPTTISKLSNALKAIKGVRHGSLSISGVGQIA; encoded by the coding sequence ATGTCTGATATCGTCAGGTTTGGTGTATCACTGGACAACACGTTACTGAAACAGTTTGATCGGTTCATCAAGGATCGGAACTACACAAACCGATCCGAAGCCATACGCGACCTGATCCGCCAGGAGCTATTGAAGAAGGAATGGACGGAAGATCAGGAAGTCGCCGGGGCCATTACCTATATCTATGACCATCATCAGCGGGACTTGCTTAATAAAATAATTGATATCCAGCACGATTTTCATGATGTCATCAAGTCAACACAGCACATCCATCTCGACCATGACAACTGCCTGGAAATCGTCGCGGTCAAGGGAAATCCGACCACCATCAGCAAGCTTTCCAACGCATTGAAGGCCATCAAAGGCGTAAGACACGGATCACTAAGCATTTCGGGCGTTGGTCAGATCGCATGA